The sequence GCAGGTGGACGACGCGGTCGGCGGCCGCGGCCTCCGCGCCGCGATGGGTGATGAGCACGACCGTCATCCCCCGCCGGGACGGGAGGTCGGCGAGGAGTGCGAGGAGTTCGTCGCGGCCGGTGGGATCGACCATCGAGGTCACCTCGTCGGCGATCAAGAGGGCGGGCTCGCGCGCGAGGGCCGCGGCGACGGCCAGGCGCTGTTGTTGTCCGCCGGACAGATCTGACGTCTCGCGCCCACCGAGTCCCTCGAGTCCGACCTCGGCGAGCAGCCCTTCCACGTCGACGTCGACGCCGGCCGGTAGGCCCCACACCACGTCGTCGGCGACGCGCGAGCCGAGCATCTGGGTCTCGGGACGCTGCAGCACCATCGCGGTGCCGCCGTGCCGACCCAGACCGGCCGCACCGGGGCGGGTGACGACACCCGACGTCGGCGACCGGCCGGCCAGGATCTTCGCGAGCGTCGACTTGCCGGACCCGTTGGCGCCCACCACTGCGACGAACTCGCCCGGCACCAAAGTCAGGTGGATGTCGTCGAGGACCTGCGGCATCCGCGGCCCGTACCGGAATCCCACACCCGCCATCGACAGGGGCAGCGGTCCGACCGGCGCATCGTCGTCTGCGACATCGCCGGCGTCGAGTGTGTCCTCACTCGGGATGTCTGCGAGCCGTCCGACGACACCACCGAGCAGCCACCACGCCACCGCGAGCGAGAGCGCGGTGCCCAGGGCACCCGACACCCACATCCAGATCCACCACTGGTCGACCATGCTGTCGCCCAGCGACTCGACGGTATCGGCGAGCCCGGACAGTGCCGGGAAGTTGTCGAGGAGCTTCACCAGTCCGCCGATGGTGTTGCCGAGCGCCTCGAGGGCCAGTGTCCGCAACGGCACGAGGACCAGCAACAGGAGTACCGACAGACCTCCGATGATCGGGGCCGCGATCAGGCTTGCCAGGGTGATGGTCCCGAGGCCCCGGCCGCGACGTTTCGTGTCGCCGACGATGCCGCCGACCAGCGCCGAGCCCAGGACGGTCGCGGCGGCGCCGGTGCCCGCCATCGCGAAGCTCACGCCGGTGGCCGCCACCGATGCCGCGATCAGCGCCCGCGGACGTGTGCGTGCGGCGACCAGCGCCAACGGGACCGGGGCCAGCAGGCCGACCGCGGTCGCCAGTGGCACCACGGATGCGACCACGATCGCCGCGACGGTCAGTCCACCGAAGATGGCTACCGATGCCATCTCCATGGGACGCAGCGGGGCGGAATTTCTCACCCGTCCAGTGTGCCTGTTCCCGCAGGCTCGCCGGTGTGGCGGCGGCCATATCGCGACGCGGTGGCTCGGGTGGTCCCCGGCTGACACCCGCTCGGCGTCGACGGCGTGTAAAAGAACCGTCACAACAGTCGTGTTCGAGTTGTCTGCGCGGCACCGCGGGTGGATATTTCTTCCACAGGATCTCCGCGCTCAGGTCCGAGTCCGGCGATCCGCCCTGTGGACGAGGGAGAACAGCGATGACCACATCAATCCCGATCGGCCTCACGCCGTTTCACTTCGACGGGGAGCTCAACGGGATCCTGATCTCGGGTCGCTGGCCCGAATCCACGCTCGAGTGGACGCAGACACTCGTCGCCTCCGTGCGCATCGCCTGTCGCCCGGGTTTTCTGCCGACCACCACCATCTTCGGAGTGGTCGAAGAACGTCCCGACGACGCCGAACCCGACGCGGTCGGCATGATGCTCGCGGTCGGCAACGTGATCGACGACAGTTTCGTGGAGGCGGGCCGATTCCTCACCAATCCGCCTGCCCTGGTCATGCTGCATCCGCCGTCGCAGACCCGACCGTCGCTGCCGGAATGTGCCGACGTCGCGTCGGGATGCGTTCTGCTGCCCGGGCTGCCCGAGCTCGGACTCGAGCACCGGGCCGGCTGGGCCGAGGCGGAAGCGGACGGGACGGTTGTCACATTGCGCAACCAAGTCGGCATAGATCCCAACTCCGACCCCGACACCGCAGTACTCGCCATGTTGCTGGCCGCCTGACCTGCGGGTTGTGAATTAGGGTCCCCAAACTTTTTGTTTTGAGCCTCCTACCTGCGTAAATACGGCTCGGCAATCTGTTGCTCCGGCGAGTGAGGCCACACTAACCTAGCGTTCATGATTGCTGCCCTGTTGCTGAGCTTCGGCGTGATCTTCGTCGCCGAACTCGGCGACAAGTCGCAGCTGATGGCC is a genomic window of Gordonia sp. SID5947 containing:
- a CDS encoding ATP-binding cassette domain-containing protein, encoding MEMASVAIFGGLTVAAIVVASVVPLATAVGLLAPVPLALVAARTRPRALIAASVAATGVSFAMAGTGAAATVLGSALVGGIVGDTKRRGRGLGTITLASLIAAPIIGGLSVLLLLVLVPLRTLALEALGNTIGGLVKLLDNFPALSGLADTVESLGDSMVDQWWIWMWVSGALGTALSLAVAWWLLGGVVGRLADIPSEDTLDAGDVADDDAPVGPLPLSMAGVGFRYGPRMPQVLDDIHLTLVPGEFVAVVGANGSGKSTLAKILAGRSPTSGVVTRPGAAGLGRHGGTAMVLQRPETQMLGSRVADDVVWGLPAGVDVDVEGLLAEVGLEGLGGRETSDLSGGQQQRLAVAAALAREPALLIADEVTSMVDPTGRDELLALLADLPSRRGMTVVLITHRGAEAAAADRVVHLHLGRVIDHPPQWVPRPGSVEEPVVPTMFDSGAGMATGEPLLVLDRVAHTYLPGSPWQVKALHDVSLTVYRGDGVLVVGGNGSGKTTLAWIMAGLIAPTSGTADLRGKPVTGQVGDVALAFQHARLQLQKQTVGDEIMAAGGIEVGTAEVARVLESVGLPREMAARRIDSLSGGQMRRVVLAGLVARRPKVLILDEPLAGVDPYARTEIVAMLARLRSDGLTIVIISHDLTDLDAVVNRRVTLTDGTLTTLSEPSTTPGTPDFQPASPEVSE
- a CDS encoding peptidase, coding for MTTSIPIGLTPFHFDGELNGILISGRWPESTLEWTQTLVASVRIACRPGFLPTTTIFGVVEERPDDAEPDAVGMMLAVGNVIDDSFVEAGRFLTNPPALVMLHPPSQTRPSLPECADVASGCVLLPGLPELGLEHRAGWAEAEADGTVVTLRNQVGIDPNSDPDTAVLAMLLAA